The following is a genomic window from Salinibacterium sp. UTAS2018.
CCGCAGCCCATCGTGATGACGACATCCGCGCCGCGCACGACCTCATCGGTGAGGGGCTTCGGGTATTCGCCATCGACCGAGACGCCGATCTCATCGAGGGCGGCCACAATCTTCGGGTTGATTGACTCGGTCGGTTGTGATCCCGCGGTCAGCACGCGAACTCGATCTCCGGCGAGGGAGCGCAGGATGGCAGCGGCCAGCTGGGAGCGACCGGCATTTTGCACGCACACGAAGAGCACGCTCGTCGGGCGGGTCGCGCCGGGGGTAGTGGCCTCTGCCGCATTCTCCGCTGGCGCGTCGCTGGAGGCTGGCGCGTCGCTGGATGCTGGTGAGCCTGCGGTCGCTGTGGTGTCGCGGTGAAGCCGAGCCGCTTCCAGTGCCCCCAGGCGGTCGGCCGCGAACCGCGATGTATGGGACGACAGGTGGCGATCCCTCGGTGCTCCCTGCTGGAGAAGCTCATAACTGCTCGCGACATAACCCGCGATGGTCTCGCGGGAGAAGGTGCCAGCGAAGCGCAAGGCGAGGTCGCTGCTGATTCGTTCGAGAACGGCAGGGTCGACGCTCACGGGCACGCCATCGCTGGGGGAGCGTTGCACAAAATCAAAGACATCGGCAAGGCGCGACGGCACGAGGGAGTACCAGACCTGGCGCCCTTCCTGAGTGCTCTGCAGGATGCCGTCAGTTGCCATGATGCGCACGTGGTGGCTCACGGTGGGCTGGGTGAGGCCGAGACGAGCGGCAAGGTCGGTGACTCCGCGCCGGCCGTCGGTGGCATCCATGAGTAGGCGCAGAATCTGCACTCGGGTGGGGTCAGCGATCGCACGCATGCTCTGGGCGATGCGTTCGGCTACCGCGCGTTCGCTTTCGGGAGCGGATGACTCGGTCGCAGGCATGGCACTCAGTCTAAGCGAGGACACGCGATTCATAGACAGTTATCAATGTTTCGGTATGATCGCCGAATGACCGCGCCTCGCTCTTTCGCTCTTGCCCGCCGACTGACCGCTGAATTTATCGGCAGCGCCGGCCTCGCCGCGGTCGTCATCGGTTCCGGTATCGCCGCTCAACAGCTCTCCCCGGGCGATACGGGGCTGCAGCTTTTGGAGAATGCCCTCGCGACCGCCTTTGGACTCGGCGTGCTCATCCTCGTCTTCATGACGGTCAGCGGCGCGCACTTCAACCCAGTCGTCTCGATCGTGGATTCGCTCAGCGGGCTGCGGTCGTGGCGCGATACCGCGTTCTACATCCCGACCCAGATCATCGGATGCATCGCCGGCGCGATCCTCGCCAACCTCATGTTCGCGCAGGCTGCTGTCACGTTCAGCACGACCGTGCGCCTGACGCCAAGCCACTTTCTCAGCGAGGTCGTCGCTACCGCCGGACTCATCGTCGTGATCTTCGCCCTCGTGCGAACCGGCCGTGCGAACCTTGCGCCGATCGCTGTGGGCACGTACATCGGCGGCGCGTACTTTTTCACGAGCTCCACGAGCTTCGCCAACCCTGCCATCACCATCGGTCGGATGTTCAGCGACACGTTTGCGGGAATCGCCCCCGGCTCGGCCCCCGGCTTCATCGCGGCCCAGCTCATCGGCGCCGCGATCGGTTTCGGCCTCGTGCGGTGGGTGTTCCCCGAGCGTCGAATCGCGTAACCTCAAGCAGATAGATTCTCAATTTATGGCGATGGGGTCACGATGATCGACAACTTCAGTGTGTGGCACTTCGTCATCGTCGCGACGCTGATCCTGCCCTACGCTGCGAGCGTCTGGGCCATTATCGTCACCGCCCGTGAGACGACCCTGTCGATGTTCTTTCTGCTCGTGTGGGCGGTCGTGCTGCTCGCGATTCCCTATTTTGGGCTCATCGCATGGGTGTTCTGGTGGAACGCCGGAAAACGTAGTCGCGCGAACCGCAGTTCTTAGTCGCGCAGCGGTGATCCGACAACCTCGAAGCGGTGGCCGCCCATCTCGCCGCTCAGCAGCGGCATCGCTTCTTTGATCGCGGCCTGCACGCTCGCCAGCTGCAACGAGAGGGCGTGGGCCTCGGCCGATTCCCACAGCTCAGAAACAAACACCGTGTCGGGCTGCTCGCCGCTTACCCCAACCTCGTAACTGAGGCATCCGGCGCTATCGAGGTCTGTGCTGCGACGCGTGAGAATCGCGACGACCTCATCGCGGTGGCCGGGCTTCACTCCGAGGGTGCCTACGTTTACGAAAGTCATGATTACACTCAACGCCACTGACGCGCGACGGTCAAGCGGGCAGCCGCGAGGAGCGCCGAGGCCAGCGCACCGGCGCAGAATGAGAGCCGCAACCCTGCGCGGCCCGTTGTGCTGCGCGCGCAGTTCTGGGAAAGTTGAGCCACCACGGCGCCGCTGCCCACCCCGGTCGCGCTGTGCCTCGACAACCGCCGCCGTGGCCCGAAGGAATCCGTGAAGCTGCTCAGCACCCCCGCAACGCTTTGGCACACCCCCGAGCACTATTGGCAGACTCTCTCTGACGCCACGCACGCGCTCGATGCTCCCTATGGCGTGCTCTCGCTTGAAGCGCTCTCGCACAATGCCGCCGACATGGTTCGGCGGGCATCCGGAGTGCCGATTCGTGTCGCGAGCAAGTCAATCCGTGTTCGTGAAGTCATGGATGCCGTGCTTGAGCTTGACGATTTTCGGGGCGTTCTGGCCTACACCCTCACTGAGGCGCTGTGGCTGGCAGAGACCATCGACGATGTGGTCGTTGGCTACCCCTCGGTCGATCGCGCGGCCATCGCAGCGCTCGGCACGAGCCCGGCGCTCGCCGAACGCGTGACGCTCATGATCGACTCGGTCGAGCACCTCGACTTCGTCGACTCGGTGCTGTCGCCGCAGCACCGCGAGACCATTCGGGTGTGCATCGATGTGGATGCCTCGTTCCAGTCCCCGCTGCTCGGTCACGTCGGAGCACATCGCTCTCCCGTGCGCTCGGCGGCGCAAGCGCGCACTCTGGCCAGTACCGTAGTGCACCGTGCCGGCTTCACGCTTGTCGGAATCATGGCGTACGAAGCGCAGATCGCGGGCGTCGGCAACCGACCGCCCCATAAGGCCGCGTTCGGTCGCCTCCTCGATGTCATGCAGGCGGCATCCGCCAAAGAGCTTCGCGAGCGTCGCGGCGAAATCGTGGCGTCGGTAAGCGAGATTGCGGAGCTCGAATTCGTGAACGGCGGCGGCACCGGTTCACTCGAATCCACCGCCGAAGACACGTCGGTCACTGAGATTGCGGCCGGCAGCGGCCTGTTCGGACCGCACCTGTTCGACAACTACAGCCACTTCACGCCGGCCCCGGCGGCAGCATTCGCGCTCGCCGTCGACCGCAAATACTCGCTCGATATCGCGACGGTGCACGGTGGCGGGTGGATCGCCTCGGGCGAAGCCGGCGTCGACCGGATGCCCCAGCCCGAGTGGCCCGAAGGCCTGAAGTATGTGCCGCGCGAGGGCGCCGGCGAAGTGCAGTCACCTCTGACCGGCCCCGCCGCTGAGCACCTCGAGGTGGGGGACCGCGTCTGGTTCCGTCATTCCAAAGCCGGCGAACTGTCGGAGCACCTCAACGAATTCGCGGTCGTAGCCGATGGTCGCATCGTCGACACCGTGCCGACCTATCGCGGCGAGGGTAAAGCCTTCCTATGACGACATCGAACCGCGGCAGTGCTGCCGCCCCGCAGAACGCCGCACGATGACAACGCCCGAGTGGATGCCGCCCGCGGCTGCAAGCGCCGCGAGCACGGTTCCGGCATCCCTCCGTCCCGGCTCCGGCTGGCGCAATTGGGGTCGTTCTGAGAGCGCCCATCCTGAATTTGCGGCTCGCCCCGAGAGCGTTGACGACGTTATCGCGGCGGTGAACTTCGCGCGCGACTCAGGCGTCACGGTCAAGGCCTGGGGTGCCGGTCACAGCTTCACCTCGATTGCGGCAACCGACGGCCTGCACCTCGACGTGGGCGCGCTCGCGGGCGTGATCGCGGTCGGGGGCGCCGACGGCACGCAGCCCACTCACGTCACGCTCGGGGCCGGCGCGAACCTCCACGAACTTCCTGCGCTGCTCGAACCGCTCGGGCTCGCGCTCGCCAACATGGGCGACATCGATCGCCAGACAATTGCCGGCGCAATCTCGACCGGTACCCATGGCACGGGGGCCCGCTTCGGCGGCATCGCCACCCAAGTGCGCGGTGTCACCCTCGTGACGGCGGCGGGCGAGGTGCTGCGCGTGAACGCGAATGAGAACCCGCAGCTGCTGCCTGCCGCTGCGCTCAGCTTGGGTGCCCTCGGCATCCTTGTCGACGTCACGATCGAGTGCGTGCCGACTTTTCTGCTGCACGCGGTGGAGCGCCCCGAACCGTCCGCCGTCGTGCTCGATGAGTGGCTGCAGCGCAGTGACGAGACCGACCACTTCGAGTTCTTCGTCTGGCCGCACACCACGACGGCTCTGACCAAGAGCAACACGCGTCTGCCGGGTGATGCGCCGCGGCATCCGCTCAGCCGGTTTTCGCGTTGGTTTGATGACGAGTTCATGGCCAATGGGGTCTTTCGTGCCATCAGCGCCGCCGGCCACGCAGCGCCAGCGATTATCCCGCCGATCAACCGGCTGGCAGTGAAGCTCTCGGGCAATCGCGAGTTCACCGACGTGTCGACCAACGTCTTCGTCACCGATCGCACGGTTCGGTTTCGCGAAATGGAATATGCCCTCCCCATCGAAGCGGTGCCGGATGCCGTGCGCGCCATCCAGAAGCTGATTGCAGACAAACGCTGGAGGGTTTCGTTTCCGATCGAGGTGCGCTCGGCTGCTGCGGACTCCTTGCTGCTCTCTACCGCGTCTGGGCGCGCCACCGGATACGTCGCGGTGCACCGGTATTGGCGCGAAGACCCCGCCGAGTATTTCCGCGAGGTCGAGGCGATCATGATGGCGCATGACGGCCGACCTCACTGGGGAAAGTTGCATAACCGGCCAGCCGAATCGCTCGCGACGGCGTATCCGGGATTCAATGAGTTCTTGAGCATTCGCGACCGGCTCGATCCGGGGCGCGTATTCGCGAACGATTATCTGCGCCAAGTGTTGGGGCAGTAGCTGCCTAGGGCCGAAGTCAGGCTCACTACAAGTAGCGAGAGGGCACGATTATCAAAGCCATTGTGTGTGGAGCAGGAATTTCGGGGCTCACGGTCGCCGGTCAATTGGCCGAGCGCGGCTGGGAGGTCACGCTGCTCGAGGCTGCGCCCGAACGTCGCACGCAGGGCTACATGATCGACTTCTTCGGACCCGGCTATGACGCCGCCGAAAAGATGGGCATTCTGGAGCGTTTGCGCGAGCTGAGCTACTCGATCACCGAGGCGCGCTTTGTGCGCCCCAACGGTCGTAGCCAGTCGCTCGATTATGGAGTGGTCGCCGCCAATGAGGGTGGCAAGCTCCTGAGTCTCATGCGTCAAGACCTCGAGTTGACACTCTTCGAAGCTCTGCCCGACTCCGTCGATGTGCGGTTCGGCAGTGCGGTCACCGCGGTGGAAGATCGCACCGACTACGTCACGGCGGTATTGGCCGATGGCACGCGCATTTCGGGCGACATCGTGGTCGCGGCCGACGGCATCCATTCGGCTGTTCGTTACAGCATCTTTGGCGATTCGGCGGCGTTCGACCGTCAACTCGGCATGCACACCTGCGCCTACACGTTCGATTCACCGACGTTGCACGCCAAGCTTGGCGACAGCCTGATTTCTACTGACGAGCTGGACCGCATGGTCGGGCTTTACGGTCTGCACGACGGCCGGGTAGCGCTCTTCGCCGCGCACCGTGTCGAGGACACCGTGCTGCCCGCTAACACCCGCGAGGCCATTCAGGCCGCCTATGCGGGCATGGGCGACGACGTGGCTGAAGCGTTAGCGAAGTGCCCGGAGCCGGCCAAGATTTACTACGACCAGGTTGCACAGATCGAGTTACCGGTGTGGAGCCGCGGTCGAGTCGTCTTCGCGGGGGATGCCTGTCAGGCGGTGTCACTGCTCGCCGGGCAGGGTGCATCCTTGGCGATTGCCGGCGGGCTGCTGTTGGCCGAGAAAGTTTCGGGCGATCGCGAACCGAGTGCGGCTTTCGCCGAATACGAAGAAGAGTGGATGCCGGTGGTCGCCGATAAGCAGGCCGCTGGTCGTCGTGCCGCGAACGGCTTTCTGCCGCACACCACGTTTCAGTTGTGGAAGCGTCGCGTGGGGCTCGCGCTTCTCACGACGCCGGTCATTGGCAAGTTCGTTACGTCGTCTGTCACGGGGACAAAAGCACTGAATCAGTGAGCGATTCGCTCTCTCGTGCCCGCATTTCGCGGCAGTTGTCGACCCGTGATTGGGGGCCGCGAGCGGCTCTTTTTCTCGGTGGAGGCACAGCAGCGCGTTCTATAGTTGAAGCATGGAATTCCTGATCGTAATCGGCGTCATCGTTCTGCTCGCAGTCATTGTCGGCATCTACCTGTGGACGACGTACAACGCGCTCGTTACGCTCAACGTTCGTGTTGACGAGGCGTGGAGCGACATTACGGTGCAGCTCAAGCGTCGTGCCGATCTGCTGCCGAACCTCATCGAGGCGGTCAAGGGCTATGCAGCTCACGAAAAGGGCGTCTTCGAGTCGGTTACCAAGGCTCGCGCTGAGACGCTGAACGCTCAAGGCCCCGTCGATGCTGCCGCTGCTGAAAACCACATGCAATCGGCCCTCAAGAGCATCTTCGCGGTTGCTGAGGCGTACCCGCAGCTGCAAGCTAGCCAGAACTTCCTGCAGCTTCAGGGCGAACTTGTCGACACGGAAGACAAGATTCAGGCCAGCCGCCGCTTCTACAACGGTGGTGTGCGCGAGCTCAACACCAAGATCAAGATCTTCCCGAACACGTTGTTCGCTCGAAACCTTGGTTTCCACGAGCGCGAATTCTTCGAGGTTGCGGATGCCGCTTCCATCGCAGAGCCCCCTCGCGTTCAGTTCTAATTCTTCGTCTTTCTAACGGCGTGACCAGGATGTCTAGATGTATCGCGCGATAGCGAAAAATAAGCGCAACACTGTTCTGATCATCATTCTGTTCGTCATCCTTATTGGGTTCCTCGGCTTTGCGCTGAGCTTTCTGATGGGTGGCGATCCGATGACGATCACGATCGGCACGATCATTGGTGCGGGAGTCTTCACCCTCATCCAATACTTTGCAGCGGGCAGTCAAGCTGTCGCGATGAGTGGCGCGGTCGAGATTCAGAAGGCCGACAACCCGCGGCTGTATCGCATCGTCGAAAACCTGTCGATCACGACCGGTACGCCGATGCCAAAGGTGTACATCGTGCACGATCCGGCACCGAACGCGTTCGCTACTGGGCGGGATCCGGAGCACGCGATTGTGGCGGCAACAACCGGTCTGCTCGACATCATGACGGATGCCGAACTTGAGGGCGTCATGGCGCATGAGCTCGGTCACGTGCGCAACTACGACATCCGCGTGTCGATGATCGTGTTCGGTCTCGTCGTTGCGGTTGGTTTCATCTCGGATATCGCGCTGCGCTTCACCCTGTTCGGTGGCCGCGGCAATAACCAGAACAGCAACCCGATCATGATCGTGATCGGTTTGGCCGCTCTACTCATTTCGCCGCTGGTCGCCGCGGTCGTGCAGGCGTCTATCTCTCGTCAGCGTGAATATCTGGCCGATGCAACGGGGGCGCTCACGACGCGTCATCCGGATGCGTTGGCGAGCGCCTTGCAGAAGCTGGGCGACTACGGTCGCCCGATGGTGAAGCAGAACTCCACCATGGCTCACATGTGGATTTCTGATCCGACGAAGCCCGGCATCATGGATCGTCTGTTCAGCACTCACCCGCCGATCGCGTCGCGCGTGGAGCGGTTGAGCAAAATCGGCGGCGGTTTCTAGCTAACGCTGCAGCTCTGCCGTGCAGTGACTGTGCGGTTCGCTAACGCGCGCTGGCTGCGAGTCAGCGCTGCAGCTCGGCCTCGATGGCGGGGGAGAGGGTGCCACGGCCGGTCACGCTGATCTCGCCCATACCTTGCCAGCGTGCGATCTCGCGCAGGGTCGGCACGATTCGTTCGGCGAGGGCTCCGGTGCCTCCGGGCAGGGCGTCGAGCCCGGCTTCGTGCCAGGCGGATTGCACACGGAGCACACCCGCGTGCCGATCGGTCTTGAGGTCGATGCGGCCGACGAGCGCGTCATCCACAAGTACGGGCAGCGAGTAGTAGCCGAACTGACGTTTCGGTTCGGGCGTGTAAATCTCGATGCGGTAGTGGAACCCGAACATGCGCTCGGCACGCTTGCGGTCCCAGACCACGGGGTCGAAGGGCGAGAGCAGTGCGACGTGGTCGATGCGGCGGGGGATTCGCGCCTCCCGGTGTAGCCACGCGGGCTGGTCCCAGCCGCGTACGATCACGGGAACGAGCTCGCCAGCATCCACGAGTTCGTCGATGGCGGGGCGCACGTCGACACCTTTGAGGCGAAAGTAGTCGGCGAGGTCGGATGCCGTGCCCACGCCCAGCGCCCGTGCCGATTCAGCAACCAGGGCCCGATGCGCGTCGGCGCGGCTCACTTCGCGTTCGCGCAGCTCGGCCGGAACAACGTGTTCCGTGAGCGCGTAGGTGCGTTCGAAGCGGGTGCGGCCGGCGGTGACGACATCGCCCCAGCGGAACAGCATCTCCAGCCCTTGCTTCACATCAGACCAGCCCCACCAGGGGCCGGTGCGACGGTTGGCGTCGTGCTCAATCTCGCGGGCGGTGACGGGGCCGGTGTTGGCAAGTTCTTCACGTAGCCACTGCAGCATGGGCTGGTTGTTGCGCACCCATTCGTAGCGCTGGGCGTCGCGTTGGCGCAGCGAGTCCATCTTCCAGCGCCACAGTGGCCACGACTCGAGCGGAATGAGCGCGGCTTCGTGAGCCCAATACTCGACATACCGGCCGGGGCTGCGCGGCGTTGGCTTGCGGAACGTCAGGGCATCGAGCGCTGCTTTGTCGTAGTGCCCGAGGCGGGCGAACACTGGCTGGTAGTGACTGCGCTCGAACACGTTCACCGAGTCGAGTTGCAGCAGCCGGAGGCGGTCGAACAGCAGGTTGAGCTGGCGCGTGCCCGCGGGGCTGGCCGCGGTCGCGGTGCCGCGCCCGAAGCCCTGGGCAGCGAGCAGCACTCGGCGCGCTTGCTCTGCAGAGAGGGAATCGGCCACGCAACTGACTCTACCGAGCGGCGGCGACATCCACAGCGGCCGTGCTGAGGGAAACTCGAGACCCACTGTGTTTGTGTCGTTCACGGTTCGTTTACCCGGATGACAGGGAGCGACGCCTCCTGCTGCGTACCGTCAACTCCAGATCGTTTCGGTACCCTCTGCCCGCACACAGCGCGGGCGGCCGAGGTGGTCTTTGGAGGAAGTCTTGTTCACTAAGCGCACCCTCGCCGTCGTTGCACTCGTTGCAGCATCGGCGATCTCACTCAGTGGTTGCAGCACCACCGAGGCAGCAGCAGGCGATGTTGACGCATCGACCGCCACCACCGCCGAAGACTTTGGCGGAATGGACGCTCTTATTGCAGCCGCTCAGGCTGAGGGCGAACTCAACGTCATCGCGTTGCCCGACAACTGGGCAAACTACGGCGAGATCAAGGCTCTCTTCGAAGAGAAGTACGACATCATCGTCAACTCCGCTGACCCCGACGTTTCCAGCGCCGAAGAAATCGCTGCTGCGGACAACCTCAAGGGCCAAGACACCGCGCCTGACGTCTTCGACCTCGGAACTGCTGTTGCGCTCGACAGCCTCGACTACTTTGCTCCCTACATGGTCGCCAACTGGGATGAGATTCCCGCTGACAATAAGGAAGCAACCGGCCTCTGGTACAACGATTACACCGGCAGCATGTCGATTGGCTATGACTCCAACTCGGTTCCCGAGCCTACGAGCCTCGACGACCTGCTCAAGCCGGAGTACCGCGGCGCTGTAGCGCTGAACGGCGACCCCACGCAGGCCGGAGCCGCGTTCGCTGCTCTCGGACTCGCCACGGTTCACCGCGGCGGAACGCTCGACGACTTCACTCCCGGTATCGAGTTCTTCAACGAGCTCAACGCCGCTGGCAACTTCATCCCGGTCAACGTCACGGGAGCGACCATTGCTGCCGGCGAGACCAAGGTTGCCTTCGACTGGAGCTACAACAACCTCGCTGCGGCAGCAACGGTTGATGGCTGGAAGGTAACGACTCTTCCCGGCGCCGTCTACACGAGCTTCTACAACCAGGCCATCAGCGTGGATGCTCCGCACCCGGCTGCTGCTCGTCTCTGGCAAGAATTCCTCTACAGCCCTGAAGCGCAGAACCTCTTCATCGTCGGCGGCGCGTACCCGGTCACGATTCAGGCACTGCAGGATGCCGGAACGGTCGACACCGCAGCACTCGACGCCCTCGGCGCTCTCGAGGGTGAACTCGTCACGCCCACCCCGGAGCAGGCCGAGAAGAACGCAGAGATCCTGGCTGAAAAGTGGACTGTGGCAATCGGCTAACGCTGATTCCCTCGAGCACTCTTAGCTAATACATCGTGTCGCTAGCCACCGCGCCAGCGCCCGCTCAGGATGGTGTCGAGCTCACCGCTCGGCACCATCCTCGCGTGGCCCCGGCCAAGAAGCCGTCGAACCGACGTCGTCGCCTCGCTTATGCGGGGCTGACGCCGTTCGCGGCCTACGTTCTAATCTTTCTCGCCCTGCCGACCATCCTTGCGGTGGTCACGGGCTTCTTCTCCGACGACGGTTCGCTGACGTTCGACAACGTGACGGGGCTGTTCACCCCGACCATCCTCGCCACCTTTGGCAGTTCTTTCTGGCTCTCCGGGGTCACCGCTGTCATCGGTGCCGTCGTCGGCGCTCTCATTTGCTACGCGATGCTCGGCACCAAGGTTGGCGGCCTGCTGCGCACGATCATCGAGTCTGCAGCCAGCGTGCTCGCCCAGTTCGGCGGTGTGATGCTGGCGTTCGCCTTCATCGCGACGATCGGCGTGCAGGGTCTCGTCACGGTCATCCTGCGCGACACCTTCGGCATTGACATTTTTGCGGATGGCGTGTGGCTCTATCAGGTGCCCGGCCTCATCCTTCCCTACGTCTACTTTCAGGTTCCCCTCATGGTGATCACGTTCTTGCCCGCCCTCACGGCGCTGCGCCCGCAATGGGCTGAGGCCAGCGCCACGCTCGGCGGTAGTCGCTTCGCGTACTGGCGCCACATTGCGGCTCCCGTGCTCGCCCCGGCGTTCCTCGGCTCGCTACTGTTGCTCTTCGCCAACGCCTTCTCGTCGTTCGCCACGGCTGCCGCCCTCATCAGCCAGGGTTCGCAAATCGTGCCCCTGCAGATCCGGGCTGCCCTCGTGAGCGAAACCGTGCTCGGCCGCGAGAACATGGCGGGTGCCTTAGCGCTCGGGATGATCGTGGTCATGGTCGTCGTCATGTGGGCGTACTCGGTGCTGCAGTCCCGCACCTCGCGGTGGCAGAAGTGACCGCCGACGTGGCCGCGCCGCTGAGCTCGCGCGCGAAGACCGCGAACCAGGCCGTGCGCATCGGGGCCGAACCGAGCCCCCTCGTCCGCCGCCTCATCCTCGGCATCATCGGCGCGATCTTCCTGATCCCGATCATTGCGATGATCGAGTTCACCTTCCGCAACGGGCTGGCCGGCGACTACACGACGAGTCACTGGACGGGACTCTTCAGCGAAGACAGTGCCCGCACCTACCGCGGTCTATACCAAGCGATCGAGAACTCGCTTGTGCTCGCCGCCGTTACCGTGGGCATCGTGCTCGTGCTTCTGCTGCCGACGATGGTGCTCGTGCATCTGCAGTTTCCGCGGCTCAAGCGCACGCTCGAGTTCATCTGCATCATCCCGATCACGGTGCCCGCCATCGTGCTGGTTGTGGGGCTCGCGCCGGTCTACTCGGTGGTCGTACAAGTGCTTGGCGGCTCCACCTGGACTCTCGCCTTCGCCTACGGCATCACCGTGCTGCCGTATGCCTATCGCGCCATACAGGGCAACCTCGACGCGATCCCGGTGAAGACCCTCAGCGAAGCGGCGAACACCCTCGGCGCTGGCTGGCTGACCGTGCTGTGGACAATCTTGCTGCCCAACCTGCGTCGCGGAGTGCTCGCGGCATCCTTCATCTCGATCGCCGTTGTGTTGGGGGAGTTCACCATCGCGAGCCTGCTCAACCGCCGCAACCTGCAAACCGCGCTGCTGCAGGTGTCACAGTCCGACCCGTGGGTAGCCGTGATTTTCGCGCTCGCCGCCCTTGTTCTCGCTTTCGTCTTGCTGCTGATCATTGGCCGCCTTGGCACAGCTTCGCCCTCTAGGAGAAAATCATGACCGCCACGTTTACCCTGACGGGCCCCACGCCAACGTCCGATCCTGCCAACACCGCACCGCC
Proteins encoded in this region:
- a CDS encoding ABC transporter permease translates to MTADVAAPLSSRAKTANQAVRIGAEPSPLVRRLILGIIGAIFLIPIIAMIEFTFRNGLAGDYTTSHWTGLFSEDSARTYRGLYQAIENSLVLAAVTVGIVLVLLLPTMVLVHLQFPRLKRTLEFICIIPITVPAIVLVVGLAPVYSVVVQVLGGSTWTLAFAYGITVLPYAYRAIQGNLDAIPVKTLSEAANTLGAGWLTVLWTILLPNLRRGVLAASFISIAVVLGEFTIASLLNRRNLQTALLQVSQSDPWVAVIFALAALVLAFVLLLIIGRLGTASPSRRKS
- a CDS encoding ABC transporter permease subunit: MSLATAPAPAQDGVELTARHHPRVAPAKKPSNRRRRLAYAGLTPFAAYVLIFLALPTILAVVTGFFSDDGSLTFDNVTGLFTPTILATFGSSFWLSGVTAVIGAVVGALICYAMLGTKVGGLLRTIIESAASVLAQFGGVMLAFAFIATIGVQGLVTVILRDTFGIDIFADGVWLYQVPGLILPYVYFQVPLMVITFLPALTALRPQWAEASATLGGSRFAYWRHIAAPVLAPAFLGSLLLLFANAFSSFATAAALISQGSQIVPLQIRAALVSETVLGRENMAGALALGMIVVMVVVMWAYSVLQSRTSRWQK
- a CDS encoding ABC transporter substrate-binding protein gives rise to the protein MFTKRTLAVVALVAASAISLSGCSTTEAAAGDVDASTATTAEDFGGMDALIAAAQAEGELNVIALPDNWANYGEIKALFEEKYDIIVNSADPDVSSAEEIAAADNLKGQDTAPDVFDLGTAVALDSLDYFAPYMVANWDEIPADNKEATGLWYNDYTGSMSIGYDSNSVPEPTSLDDLLKPEYRGAVALNGDPTQAGAAFAALGLATVHRGGTLDDFTPGIEFFNELNAAGNFIPVNVTGATIAAGETKVAFDWSYNNLAAAATVDGWKVTTLPGAVYTSFYNQAISVDAPHPAAARLWQEFLYSPEAQNLFIVGGAYPVTIQALQDAGTVDTAALDALGALEGELVTPTPEQAEKNAEILAEKWTVAIG